The following proteins are encoded in a genomic region of Rhinolophus ferrumequinum isolate MPI-CBG mRhiFer1 chromosome 17, mRhiFer1_v1.p, whole genome shotgun sequence:
- the PLCD1 gene encoding 1-phosphatidylinositol 4,5-bisphosphate phosphodiesterase delta-1 isoform X2: protein MDLGRDFLTLHGLQDDEDLQALLKGSQLLKVKSNSWRRERFYKLQEDCKTIWQESRKVMRSPESQLFSIEDIQEVRMGHRTEGLEKYARDVPENRCFSIVFKDQRNTLDLIAPSPTDAQHWVQGLHKVIQHSGSMDQRQKLQHWIHSCLRKADKNKDNKMSFKELQNFLKELNIQVDDSYARKIFRECDRSQTDSLEDEEIEAFYKTLTQREEIDQTFAEAANSGETLSVDQLVMFLQHQQREEAAGPALALSLIERYEPSESAKAQRQMTKDGFLMYLLSADGSAFNLAHRRVYQDMGQPLSHYLVSSSHNTYLLEDQLTGPSSTEAYIRALCKGCRCLELDCWDGPNQEPIIYHGYTFTSKILFCDVLRAIRDYAFKASPYPVILSLENHCSLEQQRVMARHLRTTLGPMLLDRPLDGATTSLPSPEQLKGKILVKGKKLGGLLPLGGEGGPEATVVSDEDEAAEMEDEAVRSRVQHKPKEDKHRLVKELSDMVIYCKSVHFRGFSSPGTPGQAFYEIVSFSENRVLRLLQESGNSLVRHNVTHLSRIYPAGWRTDSSNYSPMEMWNGGCQIVALNFQTPGAEMDVYQGRFQDNGACGYVLKPAFLRDPNSTFNSRALAQGPWWTPKRLSVRVISGQQLPKVNKNKNSIVDPKVTVEIHGVGRDMASRHTAVITNNGFNPLWDTEFEFEVVVPELALVRFVVEDYDASSKNDFIGQSTIPLNSLKQGYRHVHLLSKNGDQYPSATLFVKVSLQD, encoded by the exons TCTCCATCGAGGACATTCAGGAGGTACGGATGGGACACCGCACAGAGGGCCTGGAGAAGTATGCCCGTGATGTGCCCGAGAACCGCTGCTTCTCCATTGTCTTTAAGGACCAGCGAAATACACTAGACCTCATCGCCCCTTCGCCCACGGACGCCCAGCACTGGGTGCAGGGTCTGCACAAGGTCATTCAGCACTCAGGCTCCATGGACCAGCGGCAAAAGCTGCAGCA CTGGATTCACTCTTGCTTGCGAAAAGCTGACAAAAACAAGGACAACAAGATGAGCTTCAAGGAGCTGCAGAACTTTCTGAAGGAACTCAACATCCAGGTGGATGACAGCTATGCCCGGAAGATCTTCAGG GAATGTGACCGCTCTCAGACAGACTCACTGGAAGACGAGGAGATTGAAGCCTTCTACAAGACACTAACCCAGCGGGAGGAGATTGACCAAACCTTCGCTGAGGCTGCCAACTCTGGGGAGACCCTGTCAGTGGATCAGTTAGTGATGTTCCTGCAGCACCAGCAGCGGGAGGAGGCGGCGGGACCAGCACTGGCCCTCTCCCTCATTGAGCGCTATGAGCCCAGCGAGAGTG ccaaGGCACAACGGCAGATGACCAAGGACGGCTTCCTCATGTACCTGCTATCTGCTGATGGCAGCGCCTTCAACCTGGCACACCGGCGGGTCTACCAAGACATGGGCCAGCCGCTCAGCCACTACCTGGTGTCCTCCTCGCACAACACCTACCTGCTTGAAGACCAGCTCACCGGGCCCAGCAGCACCGAGGCCTATATCCG GGCGTTGTGCAAAGGCTGCCGCTGTTTGGAGCTCGACTGCTGGGACGGGCCCAACCAGGAGCCTATCATCTACCACGGCTACACTTTCACTTCCAAGATCCTCTTCTGCGATGTGCTCAGGGCCATCCGAGACTACGCCTTCAAG GCATCCCCCTACCCCGTCATCCTGTCCCTGGAGAACCACTGCAGTCTAGAGCAGCAGCGCGTGATGGCGCGACACCTGCGCACCACCCTGGGCCCCATGCTTTTGGACCGGCCGCTGGACGGGGCTACCACCAGCCTGCCTTCCCCTGAG CAACTGAAGGGGAAGATCTTGGTGAAAGGGAAGAAGCTTGGGGGGCTCCTGCCCCTGGGAGGGGAAGGTGGCCCTGAGGCCACTGTCGTGTCCGATGAGGATGAGGCTGCCGAGATGGAGGATGAAGCAGTAAGGAGCCGAGTGCAACACAAGCCCAAG GAGGACAAGCACAGGCTAGTGAAAGAGCTCTCCGATATGGTCATTTACTGCAAGAGCGTCCACTTCCGGGGCTTCTCCAGCCCCGGCACCCCAGGGCAGGCTTTCTATGAGATCGTGTCCTTCTCTGAGAACCGTGTCCTCCGACTGCTCCAAGAATCAG GAAACAGCCTTGTCCGCCACAACGTGACTCACCTGAGCCGGATCTACCCCGCTGGCTGGAGAACGGACTCCTCCAACTACAGCCCTATGGAGATGTGGAATGGGGGCTGCCAGATCG TGGCCCTGAACTTCCAGACACCTGGGGCAGAGATGGACGTGTATCAGGGCCGCTTCCAAGACAATGGGGCCTGTGGGTACGTGCTGAAACCTGCCTTCCTGCGAGACCCCAACTCCACCTTCAACTCACGAGCCCTGGCTCAAGGGCCCTGGTGGACTCCGAAGCGGCTCAGTGTCAGG GTCATCTCAGGGCAGCAGTTGCCCAAAGTCAACAAGAACAAGAATTCAATTGTGGACCCCAAGGTGACGGTGGAGATCCACGGTGTGGGCCGGGACATGGCCAGCCGCCACACGGCAGTAATCACCAATAATG GTTTCAACCCACTGTGGGACACGGAGTTTGAGTTTGAGGTGGTTGTGCCTGAGCTGGCCCTCGTGCGCTTTGTGGTCGAGGATTACGACGCCTCCTCCAAAAACGACTTCATTGGCCAGAGCACCATCCCCCTGAACAGCCTTAAGCAGG GATACCGCCACGTCCACCTCTTGTCCAAGAATGGAGACCAGTACCCATCTGCCACCCTGTTTGTGAAAGTGTCCCTCCAGGATTAG